One segment of Strix uralensis isolate ZFMK-TIS-50842 chromosome 11, bStrUra1, whole genome shotgun sequence DNA contains the following:
- the C11H15orf48 gene encoding normal mucosa of esophagus-specific gene 1 protein, translated as MNTNFFQILKAKKELIPLVGIVSSAAVGALFFSAYSLFSKSDVIINKSGNPEPWETVDPNKPQKLLTIHQKWKPIEELENVRKLTK; from the exons ATGAACACGAACTTCTTCCAGatactaaaagcaaaaaaagaa CTCATTCCCCTGGTTGGaatagtgtcctctgcagcagttGGGGcactctttttttctgcctattCCCTATTCAGCAAATCCGATGTGAT CATTAACAAGAGTGGCAATCCAGAACCGTGGGAAACTGTTGATCCTAACAAGCCTCAGAAG CTATTAACAATCCATCAGAAATGGAAACCCATAGAAGAGctggaaaatgtcagaaagctTACGAAGTGA
- the AFG2B gene encoding ATPase family gene 2 protein homolog B isoform X3: MEAAALKLLPLDPGDEGTQRCRIGPAALSFLGARIGAPLRISLPTGCCLCTAWPRHDLADGYLQVDLTCRTAGVTVRDLAGLTLNVGQLELLAYRQLKKATVKVVLKSSALKKSTSRAVLQETIRELLRNVYVSLHYIVTVAPNLENPVVHVEILSVDPSVDEAGLITPQTSIKIKEVVTFEWYRHLSEDAAKTSIAGLDDVGKSLKEIIDLPFRFPKTFKKLGLSVPNGVLLIGPPGVGKTLLVKAVAKEVGAYLLCISGPALYGSRPGEGEENLRRVFEKGRDMSYEGPTILFIDEVDSLCPKRGSSNNAPEDRIVAQLLTLLDGVGSEGKMVIIAATNRPDALDPALRRPGRFDREVIIGTPTLTQRRSILQLLTSSMPISTDVDLVKLAEMTTGYVGADLTALCREAAMQAVFRSSLDSAETVINMADFQEAFKKIQPSSFRSAIGLTECKPVTWEQIGGLEDVKLKLKQSIEWPMKFPQAFARMGLSHPKGILLYGPSGCAKTTLVRAVATSSHCSFLSVSGADLFSPYVGDSEKILSQGRSGHGVSERVLSVLLNELDGIGLKVTERRGSKLQLEGQCQEQSDEERKLEFQETLNKDFMVVAATNRPDMLDDALLRPGRLDKVIYIPPPDLKGRLSILKICTEKIPLDTDVSLQDVAVLTDLFSGADIENLCKEAALLALQENGLEATAVKHEHFVKSLKTVKPSLNIKDLEFYEKFYNQELSS, from the exons ATGGAGGCGGCAGCCTTAAAGCTGCTCCCCCTGGACCCGGGAGATGAGGGCACCCAGAGGTGCAGGATAGGGCCTGCCGCCCTGTCCTTCCTGGGGGCCAGGATCGGCGCCCCGCTGAGGATCTCGCTGCCTACCGGCTGCTGCTTGTGCACGGCGTGGCCCAGGCACGATTTGGCGGACGGGTACCTGCAGGTGGATCTGACCTGCAGAACCGCGGGGGTGACTGTGAGGGACCTGGCGGGCCTCACGCTGAATGTCGGCCAGCTGGAGCTTCTGGCGTATCGCCAGTTAAAAAAGGCGACTGTGAAAGTGGTCCTTAAGAGCTCTGCACTGAAAAAGTCAACTTCCAGAGCAGTGTTGCAGGAGACAATCAGAGAACTACTAAGGAATGTTTATGTTTCACTTCATTACATTGTTACTGTTGCCCCAAATCTCGAAAATCCCGTGGTGCATGTTGAAATACTGTCTGTAGACCCTTCGGTGGATGAAGCTGGACTGATAACCCCACAAACAAGCATAAAAATTAAGGAGGTGGTCACTTTTGAATGGTACAGGCATTTATCTGAAGACGCTGCAAAAACTTCAATTGCAGGACTAGATGATGTGGGAAAgtctttgaaagaaattattgATCTGCCTTTCCGCTTTCCAAAAACTTTTAAGAAGCTAGGGCTTTCTGTCCCTAACGGAGTGCTATTAATAGGGCCCCCAGGTGTAGGGAAAACTCTTCTTGTAAAGGCAGTAGCAAAAGAAGTGGGTGCGTATCTGCTTTGCATCAGTGGCCCAGCCCTCTATGGTTCAAGACCAGGAGAAGGTGAAGAGAATTTGCGAAGAGTCTTTGAAAAGGGCAGAGACATGTCATATGAAGGCCCAACCATTCTCTTTATTGATGAAGTTGACTCTTTATGTCCAAAGCGAGGAAGTTCAAACAATGCTCCTGAAGATCGTATTGTTGCTCAGTTGCTAACACTTCTGGACGGTGTAGGTAGTGAGGGTAAGATGGTCATTATAGCAGCAACAAACAGGCCTGATGCCTTAGACCCTGCCCTGAGAAGACCTGGCAGATTTGACAGAGAG GTTATTATTGGGACCCCAACACTTACACAGAGAAGATCCATCCTGCAGTTGCTTACATCTAGTATGCCGATTTCTACAGACGTTGATTTGGTTAAACTGGCAGAAATGACAACTGGGTATGTTGGAGCTGACCTTACAGcactctgcagagaagctgctaTGCAGGCTGTGTTCCGCAGCTCTTTG GATTCAGCTGAAACGGTGATTAACATGGCAGATTTccaagaagcttttaaaaaaattcaaccaTCCTCTTTTCGAAGTGCAATTGGACTAACAGAGTGTAAACCTGTCACTTGGGAGCAAATTGGTGGTCTTGAAGATGTGAAATTAAAGTTAAAACAG AGTATTGAGTGGCCTATGAAATTTCCTCAGGCGTTTGCTAGGATGGGCCTGTCTCATCCGAAGGGTATTCTTCTCTACGGGCCATCAGGGTGTGCCAAAACCACACTGGTGAGGGCTGTGGCCACAAGTTCTCACTGTTCCTTTCTGTCTGTAAGTGGTGCTGACCTTTTCTCACCTTACGTTGGAGATTCAGAGAAAATTTTGTCTCAG GGCCGAAGTGGCCATGGTGTCTCAGAGCGGgttctttctgttcttctcaaTGAGTTGGATGGGATTGGGCTGAAAGtcacagaaagaagaggaagcaaaCTACAGCTTGAGGGTCAATGTCAAGAACAAAGTGATGAGGAAAGAAAG CTAGAGTTTCAGGAAACTTTGAACAAAGATTTCATGGTAGTTGCTGCAACAAATAGACCAGATATGTTGGATGATGCCTTATTGCGTCCTGGAAGGCTTGACAAGGTGATCTATATTCCACCTCCAGATCTGAAG GGAAGGCTTTCCATTTTGaaaatctgcacagaaaaaaTTCCATTAGATACTGATGTGTCATTACAAGATGTGGCAGTCCTAACAGACCTCTTCTCTGGAGCTGATATTGAAAATCTGTGCAAGGAG gctgcTTTGTTGGCACTGCAAGAGAATGGACTTGAAGCAACTGCTGTAAAACACGAGCATTTTGTAAAATCGTTGAAGACTGTAAAACCATCCTTAAACATAAAAGACTTGGAGTTTTATGAAAAATTTTATAATCAAGAATTATCCTCTTGA
- the AFG2B gene encoding ATPase family gene 2 protein homolog B isoform X2 — protein MEAAALKLLPLDPGDEGTQRCRIGPAALSFLGARIGAPLRISLPTGCCLCTAWPRHDLADGYLQVDLTCRTAGVTVRDLAGLTLNVGQLELLAYRQLKKATVKVVLKSSALKKSTSRAVLQETIRELLRNVYVSLHYIVTVAPNLENPVVHVEILSVDPSVDEAGLITPQTSIKIKEVVTFEWYRHLSEDAAKTSIAGLDDVGKSLKEIIDLPFRFPKTFKKLGLSVPNGVLLIGPPGVGKTLLVKAVAKEVGAYLLCISGPALYGSRPGEGEENLRRVFEKGRDMSYEGPTILFIDEVDSLCPKRGSSNNAPEDRIVAQLLTLLDGVGSEGKMVIIAATNRPDALDPALRRPGRFDREVIIGTPTLTQRRSILQLLTSSMPISTDVDLVKLAEMTTGYVGADLTALCREAAMQAVFRSSLDSAETVINMADFQEAFKKIQPSSFRSAIGLTECKPVTWEQIGGLEDVKLKLKQSIEWPMKFPQAFARMGLSHPKGILLYGPSGCAKTTLVRAVATSSHCSFLSVSGADLFSPYVGDSEKILSQVFRQARANTPAIIFLDEIDSILGSRSQGRSGHGVSERVLSVLLNELDGIGLKVTERRGSKLQLEGQCQEQSDEERKLEFQETLNKDFMVVAATNRPDMLDDALLRPGRLDKGRLSILKICTEKIPLDTDVSLQDVAVLTDLFSGADIENLCKEAALLALQENGLEATAVKHEHFVKSLKTVKPSLNIKDLEFYEKFYNQELSS, from the exons ATGGAGGCGGCAGCCTTAAAGCTGCTCCCCCTGGACCCGGGAGATGAGGGCACCCAGAGGTGCAGGATAGGGCCTGCCGCCCTGTCCTTCCTGGGGGCCAGGATCGGCGCCCCGCTGAGGATCTCGCTGCCTACCGGCTGCTGCTTGTGCACGGCGTGGCCCAGGCACGATTTGGCGGACGGGTACCTGCAGGTGGATCTGACCTGCAGAACCGCGGGGGTGACTGTGAGGGACCTGGCGGGCCTCACGCTGAATGTCGGCCAGCTGGAGCTTCTGGCGTATCGCCAGTTAAAAAAGGCGACTGTGAAAGTGGTCCTTAAGAGCTCTGCACTGAAAAAGTCAACTTCCAGAGCAGTGTTGCAGGAGACAATCAGAGAACTACTAAGGAATGTTTATGTTTCACTTCATTACATTGTTACTGTTGCCCCAAATCTCGAAAATCCCGTGGTGCATGTTGAAATACTGTCTGTAGACCCTTCGGTGGATGAAGCTGGACTGATAACCCCACAAACAAGCATAAAAATTAAGGAGGTGGTCACTTTTGAATGGTACAGGCATTTATCTGAAGACGCTGCAAAAACTTCAATTGCAGGACTAGATGATGTGGGAAAgtctttgaaagaaattattgATCTGCCTTTCCGCTTTCCAAAAACTTTTAAGAAGCTAGGGCTTTCTGTCCCTAACGGAGTGCTATTAATAGGGCCCCCAGGTGTAGGGAAAACTCTTCTTGTAAAGGCAGTAGCAAAAGAAGTGGGTGCGTATCTGCTTTGCATCAGTGGCCCAGCCCTCTATGGTTCAAGACCAGGAGAAGGTGAAGAGAATTTGCGAAGAGTCTTTGAAAAGGGCAGAGACATGTCATATGAAGGCCCAACCATTCTCTTTATTGATGAAGTTGACTCTTTATGTCCAAAGCGAGGAAGTTCAAACAATGCTCCTGAAGATCGTATTGTTGCTCAGTTGCTAACACTTCTGGACGGTGTAGGTAGTGAGGGTAAGATGGTCATTATAGCAGCAACAAACAGGCCTGATGCCTTAGACCCTGCCCTGAGAAGACCTGGCAGATTTGACAGAGAG GTTATTATTGGGACCCCAACACTTACACAGAGAAGATCCATCCTGCAGTTGCTTACATCTAGTATGCCGATTTCTACAGACGTTGATTTGGTTAAACTGGCAGAAATGACAACTGGGTATGTTGGAGCTGACCTTACAGcactctgcagagaagctgctaTGCAGGCTGTGTTCCGCAGCTCTTTG GATTCAGCTGAAACGGTGATTAACATGGCAGATTTccaagaagcttttaaaaaaattcaaccaTCCTCTTTTCGAAGTGCAATTGGACTAACAGAGTGTAAACCTGTCACTTGGGAGCAAATTGGTGGTCTTGAAGATGTGAAATTAAAGTTAAAACAG AGTATTGAGTGGCCTATGAAATTTCCTCAGGCGTTTGCTAGGATGGGCCTGTCTCATCCGAAGGGTATTCTTCTCTACGGGCCATCAGGGTGTGCCAAAACCACACTGGTGAGGGCTGTGGCCACAAGTTCTCACTGTTCCTTTCTGTCTGTAAGTGGTGCTGACCTTTTCTCACCTTACGTTGGAGATTCAGAGAAAATTTTGTCTCAG gtttttcgCCAAGCAAGAGCAAATACTCCAGCAATAATATTCCTAGATGAGATTGATTCTATCTTGGGATCTCGATCACAGGGCCGAAGTGGCCATGGTGTCTCAGAGCGGgttctttctgttcttctcaaTGAGTTGGATGGGATTGGGCTGAAAGtcacagaaagaagaggaagcaaaCTACAGCTTGAGGGTCAATGTCAAGAACAAAGTGATGAGGAAAGAAAG CTAGAGTTTCAGGAAACTTTGAACAAAGATTTCATGGTAGTTGCTGCAACAAATAGACCAGATATGTTGGATGATGCCTTATTGCGTCCTGGAAGGCTTGACAAG GGAAGGCTTTCCATTTTGaaaatctgcacagaaaaaaTTCCATTAGATACTGATGTGTCATTACAAGATGTGGCAGTCCTAACAGACCTCTTCTCTGGAGCTGATATTGAAAATCTGTGCAAGGAG gctgcTTTGTTGGCACTGCAAGAGAATGGACTTGAAGCAACTGCTGTAAAACACGAGCATTTTGTAAAATCGTTGAAGACTGTAAAACCATCCTTAAACATAAAAGACTTGGAGTTTTATGAAAAATTTTATAATCAAGAATTATCCTCTTGA
- the AFG2B gene encoding ATPase family gene 2 protein homolog B isoform X1, whose product MEAAALKLLPLDPGDEGTQRCRIGPAALSFLGARIGAPLRISLPTGCCLCTAWPRHDLADGYLQVDLTCRTAGVTVRDLAGLTLNVGQLELLAYRQLKKATVKVVLKSSALKKSTSRAVLQETIRELLRNVYVSLHYIVTVAPNLENPVVHVEILSVDPSVDEAGLITPQTSIKIKEVVTFEWYRHLSEDAAKTSIAGLDDVGKSLKEIIDLPFRFPKTFKKLGLSVPNGVLLIGPPGVGKTLLVKAVAKEVGAYLLCISGPALYGSRPGEGEENLRRVFEKGRDMSYEGPTILFIDEVDSLCPKRGSSNNAPEDRIVAQLLTLLDGVGSEGKMVIIAATNRPDALDPALRRPGRFDREVIIGTPTLTQRRSILQLLTSSMPISTDVDLVKLAEMTTGYVGADLTALCREAAMQAVFRSSLDSAETVINMADFQEAFKKIQPSSFRSAIGLTECKPVTWEQIGGLEDVKLKLKQSIEWPMKFPQAFARMGLSHPKGILLYGPSGCAKTTLVRAVATSSHCSFLSVSGADLFSPYVGDSEKILSQVFRQARANTPAIIFLDEIDSILGSRSQGRSGHGVSERVLSVLLNELDGIGLKVTERRGSKLQLEGQCQEQSDEERKLEFQETLNKDFMVVAATNRPDMLDDALLRPGRLDKVIYIPPPDLKGRLSILKICTEKIPLDTDVSLQDVAVLTDLFSGADIENLCKEAALLALQENGLEATAVKHEHFVKSLKTVKPSLNIKDLEFYEKFYNQELSS is encoded by the exons ATGGAGGCGGCAGCCTTAAAGCTGCTCCCCCTGGACCCGGGAGATGAGGGCACCCAGAGGTGCAGGATAGGGCCTGCCGCCCTGTCCTTCCTGGGGGCCAGGATCGGCGCCCCGCTGAGGATCTCGCTGCCTACCGGCTGCTGCTTGTGCACGGCGTGGCCCAGGCACGATTTGGCGGACGGGTACCTGCAGGTGGATCTGACCTGCAGAACCGCGGGGGTGACTGTGAGGGACCTGGCGGGCCTCACGCTGAATGTCGGCCAGCTGGAGCTTCTGGCGTATCGCCAGTTAAAAAAGGCGACTGTGAAAGTGGTCCTTAAGAGCTCTGCACTGAAAAAGTCAACTTCCAGAGCAGTGTTGCAGGAGACAATCAGAGAACTACTAAGGAATGTTTATGTTTCACTTCATTACATTGTTACTGTTGCCCCAAATCTCGAAAATCCCGTGGTGCATGTTGAAATACTGTCTGTAGACCCTTCGGTGGATGAAGCTGGACTGATAACCCCACAAACAAGCATAAAAATTAAGGAGGTGGTCACTTTTGAATGGTACAGGCATTTATCTGAAGACGCTGCAAAAACTTCAATTGCAGGACTAGATGATGTGGGAAAgtctttgaaagaaattattgATCTGCCTTTCCGCTTTCCAAAAACTTTTAAGAAGCTAGGGCTTTCTGTCCCTAACGGAGTGCTATTAATAGGGCCCCCAGGTGTAGGGAAAACTCTTCTTGTAAAGGCAGTAGCAAAAGAAGTGGGTGCGTATCTGCTTTGCATCAGTGGCCCAGCCCTCTATGGTTCAAGACCAGGAGAAGGTGAAGAGAATTTGCGAAGAGTCTTTGAAAAGGGCAGAGACATGTCATATGAAGGCCCAACCATTCTCTTTATTGATGAAGTTGACTCTTTATGTCCAAAGCGAGGAAGTTCAAACAATGCTCCTGAAGATCGTATTGTTGCTCAGTTGCTAACACTTCTGGACGGTGTAGGTAGTGAGGGTAAGATGGTCATTATAGCAGCAACAAACAGGCCTGATGCCTTAGACCCTGCCCTGAGAAGACCTGGCAGATTTGACAGAGAG GTTATTATTGGGACCCCAACACTTACACAGAGAAGATCCATCCTGCAGTTGCTTACATCTAGTATGCCGATTTCTACAGACGTTGATTTGGTTAAACTGGCAGAAATGACAACTGGGTATGTTGGAGCTGACCTTACAGcactctgcagagaagctgctaTGCAGGCTGTGTTCCGCAGCTCTTTG GATTCAGCTGAAACGGTGATTAACATGGCAGATTTccaagaagcttttaaaaaaattcaaccaTCCTCTTTTCGAAGTGCAATTGGACTAACAGAGTGTAAACCTGTCACTTGGGAGCAAATTGGTGGTCTTGAAGATGTGAAATTAAAGTTAAAACAG AGTATTGAGTGGCCTATGAAATTTCCTCAGGCGTTTGCTAGGATGGGCCTGTCTCATCCGAAGGGTATTCTTCTCTACGGGCCATCAGGGTGTGCCAAAACCACACTGGTGAGGGCTGTGGCCACAAGTTCTCACTGTTCCTTTCTGTCTGTAAGTGGTGCTGACCTTTTCTCACCTTACGTTGGAGATTCAGAGAAAATTTTGTCTCAG gtttttcgCCAAGCAAGAGCAAATACTCCAGCAATAATATTCCTAGATGAGATTGATTCTATCTTGGGATCTCGATCACAGGGCCGAAGTGGCCATGGTGTCTCAGAGCGGgttctttctgttcttctcaaTGAGTTGGATGGGATTGGGCTGAAAGtcacagaaagaagaggaagcaaaCTACAGCTTGAGGGTCAATGTCAAGAACAAAGTGATGAGGAAAGAAAG CTAGAGTTTCAGGAAACTTTGAACAAAGATTTCATGGTAGTTGCTGCAACAAATAGACCAGATATGTTGGATGATGCCTTATTGCGTCCTGGAAGGCTTGACAAGGTGATCTATATTCCACCTCCAGATCTGAAG GGAAGGCTTTCCATTTTGaaaatctgcacagaaaaaaTTCCATTAGATACTGATGTGTCATTACAAGATGTGGCAGTCCTAACAGACCTCTTCTCTGGAGCTGATATTGAAAATCTGTGCAAGGAG gctgcTTTGTTGGCACTGCAAGAGAATGGACTTGAAGCAACTGCTGTAAAACACGAGCATTTTGTAAAATCGTTGAAGACTGTAAAACCATCCTTAAACATAAAAGACTTGGAGTTTTATGAAAAATTTTATAATCAAGAATTATCCTCTTGA